In the Phycisphaerales bacterium genome, one interval contains:
- the aspS gene encoding aspartate--tRNA ligase — MNKRTHMCGELRETDSGSHVTISGWIATYRDQGKGLIFLDLRDRTGITQVVFDLEDVDEELVTTAKSLRREFVVSITGMVREREGKANQKLATGAIEVRADKLEVLSRSDNPPILPDEHEAEKISEDIRLKYRYIDLRRKRMQDILTTRHRITQLTRSFFGENGFIEVETPLLIKPTPEGARDFIVPSRVKPGSWYVLPQSPQIFKQILMIGGLDRYMQICKCLRDEDPRADRQAEFTQIDLEMSFVDRDDVMDMTSSFVRLLFKELKGIDVGLIPTMSYADAMSRFGSDRPDLRFDLELHDATDLASKTEFRVFTEAIGLENGVVKALVVPNGVDKLTRKNLDGYGEIAKTYGAGGLPTSKFTGQGEHGGFETGIAKFLAPIAGELAASLNLKHGDIVVFTADRANIANTALGQVRLQIGRDLDLIDETQFKLLWVVDFPMFERDEETGHWTSLHHPFTAPMPGQVGVLDSDPGACISAGYDLVINGSEAAGGSVRIHDQDVQAKVFSLLGLTPEDASTKFGFLLEALRYGAPPHGGIAFGLDRLTMLFCDTDNIRDVIAFPKTGSGLDLMSEAPGPVDDEQLAELRVCVMEPDTAS; from the coding sequence ATGAACAAAAGAACTCATATGTGCGGCGAGCTTCGAGAAACCGATTCCGGCTCACATGTCACTATCAGCGGCTGGATTGCTACCTATCGAGATCAGGGCAAAGGCCTCATCTTCCTGGACCTTCGAGATCGCACCGGTATTACCCAGGTTGTCTTTGATCTAGAGGATGTCGATGAAGAGCTGGTTACGACTGCAAAGAGTCTCCGCCGCGAGTTTGTAGTGAGCATCACCGGCATGGTGCGGGAACGTGAAGGCAAGGCCAATCAAAAACTTGCAACCGGCGCCATTGAAGTAAGAGCAGACAAGCTTGAAGTCCTCAGTCGCAGTGATAATCCACCGATTCTTCCTGACGAACACGAAGCTGAAAAAATCTCTGAAGATATTCGACTCAAGTATCGGTATATCGATCTGCGGCGTAAGCGAATGCAGGATATCCTCACCACTCGACATCGAATCACACAACTAACAAGATCGTTCTTTGGTGAAAATGGTTTCATTGAAGTTGAAACACCACTTCTGATTAAACCGACACCAGAAGGAGCGCGTGACTTTATTGTGCCTTCGCGCGTCAAGCCAGGATCGTGGTATGTACTCCCACAAAGTCCACAGATCTTTAAGCAAATTTTGATGATTGGTGGCCTCGATCGATACATGCAGATTTGCAAGTGCCTTCGAGATGAAGATCCTCGTGCCGATCGTCAGGCAGAGTTCACTCAAATCGATCTCGAAATGAGTTTTGTGGATCGAGATGATGTAATGGACATGACGTCGAGTTTCGTACGTTTACTATTCAAAGAACTGAAGGGTATAGACGTTGGCCTGATCCCAACAATGAGCTATGCCGATGCGATGAGCCGCTTTGGTAGTGATCGCCCCGACCTTCGCTTTGACCTTGAGCTTCACGATGCCACTGATCTTGCGAGCAAGACAGAGTTCCGCGTTTTCACTGAAGCAATTGGATTAGAAAATGGTGTTGTCAAAGCACTGGTTGTACCGAACGGGGTCGACAAACTAACTCGCAAGAATCTTGATGGCTATGGAGAGATTGCCAAAACCTATGGTGCAGGTGGATTGCCGACATCAAAGTTCACAGGACAAGGTGAGCACGGCGGTTTCGAAACTGGTATTGCCAAGTTCCTTGCTCCCATTGCAGGTGAGCTCGCTGCATCACTCAATCTCAAGCACGGTGATATTGTTGTCTTTACCGCTGATCGTGCCAACATCGCCAACACGGCACTGGGTCAAGTAAGATTACAAATTGGCCGAGATTTAGATCTGATCGACGAGACCCAATTCAAGTTACTTTGGGTTGTTGACTTTCCGATGTTTGAACGCGATGAGGAAACGGGCCATTGGACGAGTTTGCACCACCCCTTTACCGCCCCCATGCCAGGCCAGGTTGGTGTGCTTGATTCTGATCCGGGTGCCTGCATCTCGGCTGGATATGATCTGGTTATCAATGGTTCAGAAGCAGCCGGAGGCTCTGTTCGTATCCATGATCAAGATGTCCAAGCCAAGGTTTTCTCACTTTTAGGGCTCACTCCAGAAGATGCTTCAACAAAATTTGGTTTCTTATTGGAAGCCTTGAGATATGGAGCCCCACCACACGGTGGCATTGCCTTCGGATTGGATCGTTTGACGATGCTCTTCTGTGATACTGATAATATTCGTGACGTCATTGCCTTCCCCAAAACTGGCAGTGGCTTAGATCTCATGTCAGAAGCACCTGGACCTGTTGATGATGAGCAACTCGCCGAACTGCGTGTTTGTGTCATGGAACCAGACACTGCTTCCTAA
- a CDS encoding dicarboxylate/amino acid:cation symporter: MSKNAILTLLILIGLVAGALFGEYILFPSGQVGGDHWTKQLGDLILIRPLKLLVIPLIFFSVVSGITRIGDPSRLGLVGGATIIYYITTMLLAVILGTALVSWVAPGVSPHDQQLALISQGEAAFNDSTNLQSKVSNQTMGSAWTNILRQLIPDNVIKEMSDGRPLGVIVFAIGFGLALAWGRERTKAARKVMDACFEGMMIFVQWIIWLTPIGVFFLVSWSVGQLGLTNIAGPIGKYMLVVLVGLAIHGLIVLPIVLTIFGRTNPYQFLWQMRRALLTAFGTDSSSATLPVTMDTAENEGRCSKRASNFVLPLGSTINMDGTALYEAVAVVFLFQLYGYDLSMVQLTIVVITATLAAIGAAGIPSAGLVTMVVVISAVNTSLAPTGVDPLPIAAIGIILGVDRILDMCRTTVNVWGDATGAKIISRLAPDEPVSDASDSDI; this comes from the coding sequence ATGAGTAAAAACGCGATTCTAACACTACTGATTCTGATTGGCTTGGTTGCAGGCGCTCTTTTTGGTGAGTACATCCTCTTCCCTTCTGGGCAAGTTGGTGGCGATCACTGGACAAAACAGCTTGGTGATTTGATTTTGATTCGACCGCTGAAGCTGCTGGTGATCCCCCTCATCTTCTTTAGCGTGGTATCAGGCATCACTCGAATTGGTGACCCCTCTCGGCTTGGCTTGGTTGGTGGCGCAACCATCATTTATTACATCACAACGATGTTGCTTGCCGTCATCCTTGGGACGGCACTCGTTTCTTGGGTTGCACCTGGCGTCAGCCCACACGATCAACAACTTGCACTTATCAGCCAAGGCGAGGCTGCTTTTAATGACAGCACCAATCTTCAAAGCAAAGTCAGCAACCAGACGATGGGTTCCGCCTGGACAAATATCCTACGGCAGTTGATACCAGACAATGTCATCAAGGAAATGTCAGATGGCAGACCCTTGGGCGTCATCGTCTTTGCCATTGGATTTGGGCTGGCGCTGGCCTGGGGACGAGAACGCACGAAGGCCGCAAGAAAGGTCATGGATGCTTGTTTTGAAGGCATGATGATCTTTGTTCAGTGGATTATTTGGCTCACGCCTATTGGTGTATTTTTCTTGGTCTCATGGTCTGTTGGCCAACTTGGTCTGACAAACATTGCTGGGCCAATTGGAAAATACATGCTTGTGGTGCTTGTCGGGCTCGCAATTCACGGATTGATTGTTCTTCCAATCGTGCTAACAATCTTCGGACGAACAAATCCATACCAATTCCTATGGCAGATGCGAAGAGCATTACTGACCGCATTTGGCACCGACTCTAGCTCTGCCACACTGCCAGTCACGATGGATACAGCCGAAAATGAGGGGCGATGTTCTAAACGAGCCTCGAATTTTGTATTACCACTGGGCTCGACAATCAACATGGATGGCACAGCCCTCTATGAAGCCGTCGCAGTCGTCTTTCTATTCCAGTTATATGGCTACGATCTCAGCATGGTTCAACTGACGATTGTCGTTATTACTGCGACACTAGCAGCAATCGGTGCTGCTGGCATTCCCTCAGCGGGCCTTGTTACGATGGTTGTGGTTATCTCTGCAGTCAATACCAGTCTTGCACCAACCGGCGTGGATCCGCTACCCATTGCTGCAATCGGCATTATTCTAGGTGTCGATCGCATCTTGGACATGTGCCGAACAA